A stretch of Octopus bimaculoides isolate UCB-OBI-ISO-001 chromosome 23, ASM119413v2, whole genome shotgun sequence DNA encodes these proteins:
- the LOC106875437 gene encoding DNA-directed RNA polymerase III subunit RPC9 has protein sequence MELLNESSALLSNYEVYTLLLDIQAGRNGQSKPTKNQTNLATVTYETVKYLESTSCKHLNAPAVKEFIRHLAPFHLTKAEKLQLLNQRPTMAVEIQLLIEESEERLTETQVYQLLDVVSKYLPDGSLDLSEESDDKIVYGDEGGEEEDDQQQEKDEELEERSVKIEQDENDVSVEGEEEVEEVEEEGGSLVMDVTSPLNEDSS, from the coding sequence ATGGAACTTCTGAATGAAAGCTCAGCACTGCTCAGTAACTATGAAGTCTACACTTTATTACTGGACATCCAAGCTGGCCGAAATGGTCAGAGCAAACCCACCAAGAACCAGACCAATTTAGCTACAGTAACATATGAAACTGTTAAATATTTAGAAAGTACCAGCTGTAAGCATTTGAATGCACCGGCTGTGAAAGAATTTATTCGGCATTTGGCACCGTTCCATTTGACAAAGGCCGAGAAACTGCAGCTGCTGAATCAGCGTCCCACGATGGCTGTTGAGATCCAGTTGTTGATTGAGGAAAGTGAAGAACGGTTAACCGAAACACAGGTGTATCAGCTTCTTGATGTGGTGTCCAAATATCTTCCTGATGGTTCATTAGATCTGTCTGAGGAGAGTGATGACAAAATTGTATACGGAgatgaaggaggagaagaagaggatgaTCAGCAGCAGGAGAAGGATGAAGAGTTAGAAGAGAGAAGTGTTAAGATAGAACAAGATGAGAACGATGTGTCTgtggagggagaagaggaggttgAAGAAGTCGAAGAGGAAGGTGGGTCCCTCGTTATGGACGTAACATCACCTTTAAATGAGGATTCTTCTTAG
- the LOC106875440 gene encoding alpha-ketoglutarate-dependent dioxygenase alkB homolog 7, mitochondrial isoform X2, with protein MGVTRNRPLLAFTSNSLCKRGTVSTNGDCSKWWERLLSASDPDTEKLVQNNVEIHEDFLSLEEHESLLAEIEPYLKRLRYEYDHWDDAIHGYRETERKQWNDSNTKILDRVKSVAFQPSEVPLPFVHVLDINKDGYIKAHVDSVRFCGRAIAGLSLLSESVMRLVCEKDKSKSGDILLLPRSLYILRDKARFDYTHEVLPDKTSMFKGKHIPRSRRISVISRLEVKQ; from the exons GTGTCACAAGGAACAGACCTCTTCTCGCTTTCACAAGCAATTCTCTATGTAAAAGAGGAACTGTGTCTACAAATGGCGACTGTAGTAAATGGTGGGAACGACTTTTATCGGCCAGTGACCCTGACACTGAAAAACTTGTACAGAACAATGTGGAAATACACGAAGATTTCTTGTCATTGGAAGAACACGAGAGTTTATTGGCTGAAATAGAACCCTACCTAAAGAGACTGCGCTATGAATACGACCATTGGGATGAC GCTATTCATGGTTACCGAGAAACTGAAAGGAAACAATGGAATGACTCCAACACAAAAATACTTGACAGAGTAAAGAGTGTGGCCTTTCAACCTTCAGAAGTTCCACTGCCCTTTGTACATGTCCTGGACATTAACAAAGATGGTTACATTAAGGCCCATGTGGATTCTGTTAGA ttttgtggCCGAGCAATAGCTGGTCTCAGTCTCCTCTCTGAAAGTGTAATGAGACTGGTTTGTgagaaagataaaagcaaatcTGGTGATATTCTTCTTTTACCAagatctctctatatattaaG GGATAAAGCTCGTTTTGACTACACACATGAAGTCTTACCAGACAAAACATCAATGTTCAAAGGAAAACATATTCCTCGATCTCGAAGAATTTCAGTCATCAGTCGActagaagtaaaacaataa
- the LOC106875440 gene encoding alpha-ketoglutarate-dependent dioxygenase alkB homolog 7, mitochondrial isoform X1 yields MTSCLTFSISKLVYFTPVLLGVTRNRPLLAFTSNSLCKRGTVSTNGDCSKWWERLLSASDPDTEKLVQNNVEIHEDFLSLEEHESLLAEIEPYLKRLRYEYDHWDDAIHGYRETERKQWNDSNTKILDRVKSVAFQPSEVPLPFVHVLDINKDGYIKAHVDSVRFCGRAIAGLSLLSESVMRLVCEKDKSKSGDILLLPRSLYILRDKARFDYTHEVLPDKTSMFKGKHIPRSRRISVISRLEVKQ; encoded by the exons ATGACTTCTTGCCTCACCTTTTCTATCTCAAAACTGGTGTATTTCACACCTGTATTACTAGGTGTCACAAGGAACAGACCTCTTCTCGCTTTCACAAGCAATTCTCTATGTAAAAGAGGAACTGTGTCTACAAATGGCGACTGTAGTAAATGGTGGGAACGACTTTTATCGGCCAGTGACCCTGACACTGAAAAACTTGTACAGAACAATGTGGAAATACACGAAGATTTCTTGTCATTGGAAGAACACGAGAGTTTATTGGCTGAAATAGAACCCTACCTAAAGAGACTGCGCTATGAATACGACCATTGGGATGAC GCTATTCATGGTTACCGAGAAACTGAAAGGAAACAATGGAATGACTCCAACACAAAAATACTTGACAGAGTAAAGAGTGTGGCCTTTCAACCTTCAGAAGTTCCACTGCCCTTTGTACATGTCCTGGACATTAACAAAGATGGTTACATTAAGGCCCATGTGGATTCTGTTAGA ttttgtggCCGAGCAATAGCTGGTCTCAGTCTCCTCTCTGAAAGTGTAATGAGACTGGTTTGTgagaaagataaaagcaaatcTGGTGATATTCTTCTTTTACCAagatctctctatatattaaG GGATAAAGCTCGTTTTGACTACACACATGAAGTCTTACCAGACAAAACATCAATGTTCAAAGGAAAACATATTCCTCGATCTCGAAGAATTTCAGTCATCAGTCGActagaagtaaaacaataa